A window of the Gemmatirosa kalamazoonensis genome harbors these coding sequences:
- a CDS encoding M20/M25/M40 family metallo-hydrolase has translation MRHARFAPLTLAVSPALFAAALFAAPLAAQRVTKSPVYVPGQLAPHQQVARDVYKELVEIQSGVTTGNVTTAAVAMARRLRDAGILDSDVFVGGPRPEKHNVVARIRGKGGPNAGKPLLLLAHLDVVEALKADWSPEFDPFTFTEKDGYYYGRGTADDKAMAAIFVANAIRLKREGWVPDRDVIIALTADEESGAYNGVDWLLKNHKELVDAGMVINEGGGGTLRDGKPLFQALQVAQKVTTNLTLRATNRGGHSSVPRDDNAITSLADALSKVGRYHFPVHLSDVTREFFAKTAAVESPEIARAMRALAANPNDAAAAAAIARDDRYSSILRTTCVATMLSGGHATNALPQLAEANVNCRILPSETAEQVRDSLARVVNDTAVQVLIRTQRPTSPTSPLSPAIVGPVTQITRDMFGDIPVIPTMSTGANDSRFFLALGVPSYGVSGLFSDPKVDARAHGRDERMRVQSFYEGQEFLYRLTKALASANGTVP, from the coding sequence CTCGCCGTCTCCCCGGCGCTGTTCGCCGCGGCGCTGTTCGCCGCGCCGCTCGCCGCCCAGCGCGTCACGAAGTCGCCGGTCTACGTGCCCGGCCAGCTCGCGCCGCACCAGCAGGTGGCGCGCGACGTGTACAAGGAGCTCGTCGAGATCCAGAGCGGCGTGACGACGGGGAACGTCACGACGGCCGCGGTGGCGATGGCGCGCCGGCTGCGCGACGCGGGGATTCTCGACTCCGACGTGTTCGTGGGCGGGCCGCGGCCGGAGAAGCACAACGTCGTGGCGCGCATCCGCGGCAAGGGTGGGCCTAACGCGGGCAAGCCGCTGCTGCTGCTCGCGCACCTCGACGTCGTGGAGGCGCTGAAGGCGGACTGGTCGCCCGAGTTCGACCCGTTCACGTTCACCGAGAAGGACGGCTACTACTACGGGCGCGGCACGGCCGACGACAAGGCGATGGCGGCGATCTTCGTCGCGAACGCCATCCGCCTGAAGCGCGAGGGCTGGGTGCCCGACCGCGACGTGATCATCGCGCTCACCGCGGACGAGGAGAGCGGCGCGTACAACGGCGTCGACTGGCTGCTGAAGAACCACAAGGAGCTGGTCGACGCCGGGATGGTGATCAACGAGGGCGGCGGCGGCACGCTGCGCGACGGCAAGCCGCTGTTCCAGGCGCTGCAGGTGGCGCAGAAGGTGACCACGAACCTCACGCTGCGGGCCACGAACCGCGGCGGCCACTCGTCGGTGCCACGCGACGACAACGCGATCACGTCGCTCGCCGACGCGCTGTCGAAGGTGGGGCGCTACCACTTCCCCGTGCACCTGAGCGACGTGACGCGCGAGTTCTTCGCGAAGACCGCCGCCGTGGAGTCGCCGGAGATCGCCCGCGCGATGCGCGCCCTCGCCGCCAACCCCAACGACGCCGCGGCCGCGGCGGCGATCGCGCGCGACGACCGCTACAGCTCGATCCTGCGCACGACGTGCGTCGCCACCATGCTCTCCGGCGGCCACGCGACGAACGCGCTCCCGCAGCTCGCCGAGGCGAACGTGAACTGCCGCATCCTGCCGTCCGAGACGGCGGAGCAGGTGCGCGACTCGCTCGCGCGCGTCGTGAACGACACCGCGGTGCAGGTGCTCATCCGCACCCAGCGCCCGACGTCGCCGACGTCGCCGCTGTCGCCGGCGATCGTGGGTCCGGTGACCCAGATCACCCGCGACATGTTCGGCGACATCCCGGTGATCCCGACGATGTCGACGGGGGCGAACGACTCGCGCTTCTTCCTCGCGTTGGGCGTCCCCTCGTACGGCGTGTCGGGGCTGTTCAGCGATCCCAAGGTCGACGCGCGTGCGCACGGCCGCGACGAGCGCATGCGCGTGCAGTCGTTCTACGAGGGCCAGGAGTTCCTGTACCGGCTCACGAAGGCGCTCGCGTCCGCGAACGGGACGGTGCCGTGA
- a CDS encoding S8 family serine peptidase — MSSGWNTRLGAAACAAALALAACTDRALVGPTDVASKDGYVPGQYIVMFRGGESAGAAPGAGVARSVTPGVSRLRTAITAHGGTIVRTTSGVVDAMTVQLSDSAAEALRADPSVALVERDPIVELDAGGTETSAPWDIDRLDQPALPLNGTYAYPGTGAGVWIYVFDSGIWYSHTDFGGRAVKGYDATKAIGDASDCAGHGTEVASIAGGATLGVAKGVRLVSVKVRDCKLATTGSILLDGLNWIATQRQANPSQPAVVNMSMSGTMASTLDSAVTRLVKLGLPVVVAAGNGTTDACTKWPSRDTTAIVVGGSDARDLWYSASNYGRCVDVVAPAQYVVTAYLSGSQTVVTTGTSFASPAVAGIAALYLETHPTATPAQVAAAIVGGSVKNVLRNVPAGTPNRLASVSFLGGSTAAINTPPTASVTSPPNGASYVQGASVTFTGTGSDAEDGALSGASLVWTSSLDGQIGTGTSFTTSALSAGTHTITLTATDSKGATGTATRTLTVTASGSTSQTPVAGFTWTCTAAGLNTHQCALDASGSTSSAAIVSYAWSWGDGRSETKTTPTTKNTWAAAGTYTVTLKVTDGSGRTATTSQAVVVR, encoded by the coding sequence ATGTCGTCAGGCTGGAACACCAGGCTCGGCGCAGCCGCGTGCGCTGCCGCCCTCGCGCTCGCCGCGTGCACCGATCGCGCGCTCGTCGGTCCCACGGACGTCGCGTCGAAAGACGGGTACGTGCCGGGGCAGTACATCGTGATGTTCAGGGGCGGCGAGTCTGCGGGCGCCGCACCCGGCGCCGGCGTCGCGCGCAGCGTGACCCCCGGCGTCTCGCGCCTGCGCACGGCGATCACGGCGCACGGCGGCACGATCGTGCGCACGACCTCCGGCGTCGTGGACGCGATGACGGTGCAGCTCAGCGACTCGGCGGCCGAGGCGCTGCGCGCCGATCCGTCGGTCGCGCTCGTGGAGCGTGACCCCATCGTGGAGCTCGACGCCGGCGGCACGGAGACGAGTGCGCCGTGGGACATCGACCGCCTCGACCAGCCCGCGCTGCCGCTGAACGGGACGTACGCGTACCCGGGCACCGGCGCGGGGGTGTGGATCTACGTCTTCGACAGCGGCATCTGGTACTCGCACACCGACTTCGGCGGCCGCGCCGTGAAGGGCTACGACGCCACGAAGGCGATCGGCGACGCGAGCGACTGCGCCGGGCACGGCACCGAGGTCGCCTCGATCGCCGGCGGCGCGACGTTAGGCGTGGCGAAGGGCGTCCGGCTCGTCTCGGTGAAGGTCCGCGACTGCAAGCTCGCGACGACCGGCTCGATCCTGCTGGATGGGTTGAACTGGATCGCGACGCAGCGGCAGGCGAACCCGAGCCAGCCGGCCGTCGTGAACATGAGCATGTCGGGCACCATGGCGTCCACGCTCGACAGCGCGGTCACGCGGCTCGTGAAGCTCGGCCTGCCGGTGGTCGTCGCGGCCGGCAACGGCACGACGGACGCGTGCACGAAGTGGCCGTCGCGCGACACGACGGCGATCGTCGTCGGCGGCTCCGACGCACGCGACCTGTGGTACTCGGCCTCGAACTACGGCCGGTGCGTCGACGTGGTCGCGCCGGCGCAGTACGTGGTCACCGCATACCTGAGCGGCAGTCAGACCGTGGTGACGACCGGCACCTCGTTCGCGTCGCCGGCGGTCGCCGGGATCGCCGCGCTGTACCTCGAGACGCACCCGACGGCGACGCCCGCGCAGGTCGCGGCGGCGATCGTCGGCGGCTCGGTGAAGAACGTGCTCCGGAACGTACCGGCGGGCACGCCGAACCGGCTCGCGAGCGTGTCGTTCCTCGGCGGCAGCACCGCCGCGATCAACACGCCGCCGACGGCGAGCGTGACCTCGCCGCCTAACGGCGCGAGCTACGTCCAGGGCGCGAGCGTGACGTTCACGGGCACGGGCAGCGACGCGGAGGACGGCGCGCTCTCCGGCGCGTCGCTCGTGTGGACGTCGAGCCTCGACGGCCAGATCGGCACGGGCACGAGCTTCACCACGTCGGCGCTGTCCGCCGGCACGCACACCATCACGCTGACCGCGACGGACTCCAAGGGCGCGACCGGTACCGCGACGCGCACGCTCACCGTCACGGCGAGCGGCAGCACGAGTCAGACGCCGGTCGCGGGCTTCACGTGGACGTGCACGGCGGCGGGCCTGAACACGCACCAGTGCGCGCTCGACGCGAGCGGCTCGACGTCGAGCGCGGCGATCGTGTCGTACGCGTGGAGCTGGGGCGACGGGCGCAGCGAGACGAAGACCACCCCCACGACGAAGAACACGTGGGCCGCGGCCGGCACGTACACCGTGACGCTGAAGGTCACCGACGGCAGCGGCCGCACGGCGACGACGAGCCAGGCCGTCGTGGTGCGGTGA